The DNA sequence GGCGTCACCGCCGAGGTCTGGATGCAGCGCGGGGTCGCGGCCGGCGACCTGGCGCAGACGCAGGCCGTGGCCTACCGCGACGGCGCCGCCGCTCCCAGGGTCGCCCTGGTCCTCGGCGCCGGCAACGTGTCGTCCATCGGGCCACTGGACGCGATCTACAAGCTGTTCGTCGAGAACCACGTCGTGCTCTACAAGGCCCATCCGGTCAACGACTACCTCGGGCCGCTCCTCGAGCGCGCGTTCCGGCGGCTGGTGAGCCTGGGGGTGCTGCGGATCGTCTACGGCGGCGCTGCGGAGGGGGCCTACCTGTGCCGGCACCCCGGCATCGGCGAGGTCCACATCACGGGGTCGGACAAGACCTACGAGGCCATCGTGTTCGGCGACGGTCCCGACGGTGAGCGGCGCCGGGCCGAGGGTCGGCCGCTGCTCGACAAGCCGGTCACGGCCGAGCTGGGCAACGTGAGCCCGGTGATCGTGGTGCCCGGACCGTGGAGCGCGGGCGACCTGCGCTACCACGCCGCGAACATCGTCTCCATGCTCGCGAACAATGCCGGTTTCAACTGCAACGCGGCCCGGGTGATCGTCCAGCACGCCGCGTGGCCGCTCCGCGCCGCCCTGCTGGATGCGGTGCGGCGCCAGCTGGACGCGGTGCCCACGCGGCGCCCGTACTATCCGGGTGCCACCGGGCGCGACGCCGCGTTCCGCGCGGCCCATCCCCAGGCCGAGCGGCACGGCACGGCGGGCGAGGGCGAGCTGCCCTGGACCCTGATTCCCGGCCTCGACCCGCACGACGCCGACGACATGTGCTTCCACACCGAGGCCTTCTGCGCTCTCGTGGCGGAGTCGGCGCTCCAGGCTCCCGACGTCGGCGAGTACCTCCGGCGCGCGGTGCGGTTCTGCAACGAGAAGCTGTGGGGCACGCTCAACGCCACGATCGTGGTGCACCCGCGCTCGCTCGCCGATCCGGCCGTACGCGACGCCGTGGAGCGGGCGGTGGCGGACCTGCGCTACGGGTCTGTCAGCATCAACCACTGGTCGGCGATCAGCTACGCTTTGGGCGTGACGACCTGGGGCGCCTATCCCGGCCACCCGCCCGACGACATCCAGTCGGGCACGGGCGTGGTGCACAACGCGCTGCTGTTTTCGCGGCCGGAGAAGACCGTGGCGCGCGCACCGTTCCGCGTCTGGCCGACGCCGCCGTGGTTCGTGACCAACCGGGTGGCGGCGGCGCTCGGGCCCAGGTTGGCGGGGTTCGAGGCGGCGCCGTCGGCCTTCAAGGCGCTGGGGATCCTGGCCACGGCGGTCAGGGGCTGACGAGGAGTCGGAAGTCGGTAGGTGGCAGGTTGTGGGTTGTAGGCGCAGTCCCACACCTACAACCTACGACCTACCACCTACAACCCATTCCTCACCCTTCTATCTTGTACACCTCGCGCCGCCCGGATTCGACCAGCTCGTGATAGTCCTTCATGATGGCCTCCATCTCCTTCATGGCCTCGGCGTTCTGCCCCCCGCCGCCCTGCATCCACTTCTCGAAGTCGGCCATGCTGGGCACCTCCATCTCGGCGACGAGGGTCCAGTATTGCTCGGCGCAGAAGTCGGTCATCACGCGCATCCTGGGCATGCCCGCCTTCGCGGAGAGCTTGTTCATCGCGAGGAACCTCTCGACCAGCGGGCGCACCTTGCCCGGCTTGCAGTACATGACTTCGCGGATCAGCAGCATGCACTCTCCCTTCGCTTGGTCCGGCGAGGTGGGGAACGGTCGTGCCTGTCGACTGGAGGCGTCGGGCGCATCATACTCGCCGGCCGCGTCGGCGGCCAGGGCGCGCCCGGCGCCCCGGCTCACCGGGCGGACGACAGGGCGGGGCCCGCCTCCCGCCTCCGCCCGAACCACCGCTTCCACGTCTCGCACCGGTCGCAGCCGCCGCAGCGGGCGACCGGCTCGTCGAAGTGCCGCAGCAGCTCCGCGCGGCGGCAGCCGAACGCGGTGAGATAGCGCACCAGCGGGTCGAGCTTGCGGGCCTCCGGGATGATCATCCGCTGCAGCCGCAGGTCGCCCATCGTCCACAGCACCTCGCAGCGGGCCCGCTTGCCGTCCCGGCCCGCGCGGCCTGCCTCCTGGTAGTAGGCCTCGAGGCTGGTGGCGAGGCCGAGGTGGACGACGCGGCGGACGTTGGCCTTGTCGATCCCGAGGCCGAAGGCCGTCGTCGCGACCACGCACTCGATGCGGTCGGCCGTGAAGCGGTCCTGCAGCGCCCGCCGCACCATGTGCTCGAGCCCCGCGTGGTAGGGCACGGCGTCCACGCCGGCGTGCAACAGGCTCCGGGCCCACCGCTCGGCGAGACGGCGGGTCGGCACGTAGACGATCGAGGGCCCGCGATACGGCCGCAGCAGGGCCAGGAGCTCGCGACGCCGCTCCTCCTCGTTCCGGACGCGGCGCACGGCGAGAAACAGGTTCGGGCGGTCGAAGCTGCCGACGATCCGCTCGACCAGGCCCAGGCGCAGCGAGGCGACGATGTCGTCGCGCACGGTGCGGGTCGCCGTGGCGGTCAGGGCGAGCGTCGGCGGCTTGCCGAGCGCGAGCCGTACCAGGCCGATCTTCCGGTACGCGGGACGGAAGTCCTGGCCCCACTCCGAGACGCAGTGCGCCTCGTCCACCGCCAGCAGGCACGGCCGGATGCGCCGCAGGGCCCCGATGATCTCGCCGGTCATCAGCCGCTCGGGCGCCAGGTACAGCAGCTTCAGCGCGCCGCGCTCGGCGTCGGCCAGCGTCTGGGCCCGCGCGGCGGGCGCGGAGGCGCTGGTGAGCGCGGCGGCCCAGATGCCGCGCGAGCGGGCCGCGTCCACCTGGTCCTGCATCAGCGAGATCAGCGGGGAGACGACGACCGTGAGGCCGTCCAGCACCAGGGCCGGGATCTGGTAGCAGAGCGACTTCCCTCCCCCGGTCGGCAGGACCACGAGGGCGCTCCGCCCGGCGAGGGCGGCGCGCACCGCCCGGAGCTGGCCGGGCCGGAAGTCCGGAAAGCCGAAACGGGCCTGGAGCACGTCCCGGGCCCGTTCGATGCGCGTGCCGAGCGGCGTCACGCCGCGGCAAGCTAGGCGGTCCGCCTAGGAGGGCGGGCTCGATCCGTTGCGCGGCTGATCCTTCGCGCGCTGCCAGAAGCGGAGGAAGAAGGCGGCCAGCACGAGGCCCAAGCCGATCCAGCCCAGCGACGGCACGCCGAACCGGTCGGCCAGGATCACGATCGACACCCCGCCCACAGCGAGGACGTACTTGGCCAGCGTCCAGCCGCTCACTTGTCGAGGAACGTCTCGAGCGACTTGCGGAACTCCGGCGTGGCCCGCGCGATCGAGTTGACCCGCGCGCCGAGGGTCACGCCCGCCTCGAAGCCCAGGTCCCCGATCTGGTGCAGCTGCCGCTTGGTCAGGGCGAGCGCGGAGGGCGAGGACACCGCGAGCTGCGCCAGGAGCGTCGTCACGCGCACGTCGAAGTCCTCGGCCGGCACGAGCCGCGAGATCAGGCCGATCCGCTCGGCCTCCTCCGCCGACACCAGCCTGCCGGTCGCGGCCAGGTCGAAGGCGGCCTTCTCGCCCACCGAGCGCCGCAACATCGTCATCACCATCGCCGGCACGAAGCCCCGCTGGATCTCGGGGTACCCGAGCTGCGCCCCGGCCCTGGCGACCACCATGTCGCACGCGGTCGCCAGGCCGCAGCCGCCGGCCAGCGCCCGCCCCACGACGACGGCCACGGAGACCTTGGGCATCTCGCGCAGCATCAGGAACAGCTCGCCCAGCTCCATGGCGCGGCGCTCGTTCTCCTCCGGGGTGAGGTCGGCGGAGGCGAGCAGCTCCGGGAGGTCGAGGCCGGCGCAGAAGTCCTTGCCGGCCCCGCGCAGCGCGACGACCCGGATGTCGGCGGACAGATCGCACCGGGTGAGCGCGGCCTTCAGCTCGCCGATCATCCGCCGGTCGATCGCGTTGCGCTTGTCCGCCCGGTTCAGGGTGAGCGTCGCGATGCCGTCGCTCACGTCCACCAGGACGCGCGGCTCCGCCGTCCCGATCGGCCGGGTCTTCCTCCCCTTCGCCTCAGATGGTGCCATCGGGCACCTCCAGCTCGAGTCGCAGCAGCGCGGTGCTGAGCGTCTTGCCCTGCGCGTCGGTCTTGAGCGACAGCGTGCCCCCGCCGCCCAGCGCGCCGTGGAGGAGGAAATTGAGCGCGTGGAGATTGGGAAGCTCGAACCGCTCCACCGGACCGGTGATCATCCCGGCGAAATGCGCCGCGACGCGCTCGGTCGTGAGCAGCCGCGCCAGGAGCGGAAAATACGCCGGCCGGCGCGCGATGACGCCGACGTTGGCCGTGTCGCCCTTGTCGCCGCTCCGCGCGTGCGCGAGCTCCAGCAGCCGGACCTTCACGGCCCCTCCAGCCCGTCCAGCCGGCGCGCCAGCTCGCCGGCCCGCCGGCCGGTGGAGCGGGAAAGCTGCAGGCCCAGGATCGCCAGCGCGAGGAACACCACGCCGAACACGATCCAGCCGCGGCGGACGGCCAGCGCCGCGACGACCAGCAGCAGGACGCTCCGCAGCAGCCAGCGCCGGGCCTCGGCGCGGGCGCGCGTGACGAGCCGCCGCTGGTCGTCCAGCCCCGGCAGGCGGGGCACGACGGGGGCGGCGGGCCCGGTCGGCAGGCTCGGGACGCCGAACAGCTTCACGCGGCGATCACCTTCACCTCGGGCCGGACCTCGGCCTTCGGCACCAGCGCCGGCCAGTACGCGACGATCTCCTCCACCTTGGGACGCCCGCCGGCGAACCCGGTCACGCTCGGCGGCCCGTTGAGGATCAGGGGCGCCAGCTCGCGGGTGAACCGCTCCACCGGCTCCCGCCCCGCGGCGCGCACGCCGAAGCGGAGCTGCACCTCCGGCAGGTCCGGCGCCGGCGCGCCGGCGAGCGGGCCGTGCGTCGCGTTCCAGCCCACGAACTCGGTGAGCATCTCGTCGAACCGGAGCCCGAGGCGCTCCAGCCGCGCGCGCAGCACGCGGTCCGCCTCCCGGGCCTTGGCGAGCGCGTCCGGCCAGGCGTACACCAGCGTCCCCACCGCCTTGTAGCCGGCGGCGTACGCGATCGAGACCTTCAGCCGGTCGGTCGCCGGGCGGCCGCGCACGCCGCTCACGCGCACGCGGTCGGCCGCCTCCTGGGCCAGCCGGATGGTCGTGAAGTCGGCGACGCAGTCGGGCGTGATGTACTCCCGCGGGTCCCCCATCTCGTAGACCAGCTGCTCCGTCACGCTCGCCACCGTCACCGCCCCGCCGGTACCCGGGTGCTTGGTGACCACGAACGAGCCGTCGGATCCCGCCTCGACGATGGGATAGCCGACGTCCTCCAGCTCCGGCACCCCGGGCCAGCCGGCGAGGTAGTTGCCGCCCGAGCACTGCGCGCCGCACTCGATGATGTGACCCGCGATCGTGCCCGCGGCCAGCAGGTCCCAGGCCTCCGCGCCCCAGCCGAAGCGGTGGATCAGCGGGGCGAGCGTGAGCCCGGTGTCGGTCACGCGCCCGGTCACGACGACGTCGGCGCCCGCCGCCAGGGCCTGCACGACCGGCCACGCGCCCAGGTAGGCGTTCGCCGACAGCACGTCGCGGCGGATCTCGCCGAGCGGCCGCCCGGTGTCCATGTCGGCCAAGGCGACCCCCTTGGTCAGCAGCTCGTCCAGCCGCGGCAGCAGGTCGTCGCCCGTGACCACACCGACCTTGAGCCGGCCGCCCAGGCCCAGCGAGCGGGCGGCCGCCGCGATCGCGGCGGCGCACCCCTCGGGGTTCACGCCCCCCGCGTTGGTGGTCACCCGGATGCCGCGCGCGACGACGGCGGGCAGGATGCGCTCCAGCAGCGGCACCACGTCGCGCGCGTAGCCGTGGGACGGGTTGCGGGCCTTCTGCTTCTGAAGAATGGACATCGTCACTTCGGCGAGGAAGTCCATCATCAGATAGTCGATCGGACCGCCCTCGACCTGGCGCACGGGCGCCTCGAGCCAGTCGCCCCAGAAGCCCTGACCGGACGCGACTCTAACGGTCACGGGTGGGGGGCCGGCGGTCGACCGGAGAGTTGCGAGACGCCGAGCTGCGAGTGGTAACGGGTGGGGAGATCACGGACGAGAGATCCCCATCGTCCGCTCCAGCCCCATCCAGTCGTCCTTCCCGCCCGACACCCGGATCCGGACCAGGTCGCGCCACTCGGGCGACGGCGCGAGGCGCGGGAAGGCGGGGATCTCGACGTCGCGCGCGCCCCCGGCCGGCACCGTGGCCGTGAACGGCGCTTCCCCTTCGCCCAGCCGAACGGCGGCCGCCGGACCGACGAAGGCCAGGCTCACGCTCGCCGCGAGCTGCTCCGGGGGTTCCGGCCTGGCGAACGCCGGGAACAGCTCGAGCGTGATCGGGAACGCGGGGCCGCGCTTGGGCGGCAGGTCCACCGTCACGCGGCCGAAGTCGTAGTTCATCGGGCCCTGGCCGAGCTGCTCGCCGTCGCGGTCGAACAGCGTCACGCCGAAGTCCGTCACCGCGTTCCACGCCGCCGGCGCGAGTCGTACTTCGACAACCGCCTCCGTCGCCCACTCCGGGGCCGTGAAGGTGCGGGTGTAGGGGCCGCCGTGCTCGATCGCGGCCTCCCAGTCCGTCACGATCCCCAGCCGGTCCGCCGCCACGCGCACCGACGTGTCGCGGTCCGCCATCGAGACGATCGAGAAGCGGGCCGCCGCGCCCGAGTCCAGCCGCGCGAGCGCGAGCGGCGGGACGCCGGCCGTGAACGAGTAGCGCAGCGTATCGCCCGGCATCGCCTGCACCACGGCCTCCCACACGCCGGGGGCGAGGTCGTTGTCGGTCACCGACAGCACGCCGCGCGCGCCGCCCCCTCCCCCGACGTCCACGTGGTCCCGGGTGCGCGACGGACGGCCGGACGGCTCGTACAGGGACAGCGACGCGCGCTCGCCCGTGTCGGGGAGCACCAGCCGCGCGGCGAGACCGGACGCGCCGGGCGGCACGGCGAGGTAGTAGCGCCAGGCGCGGCCCGGCGCGAGCCGGCGCGCGTCGGGCCCCACCGCGGTCCACCGCGCGCTCTCGGGCACGATGATCTCGCTGACGAGACGGAACGCCGGGCCGGCCGCGGAGTCGGCCTCGCTCACGGCCGTGACGGCGCCCACGTAGCGCCCGGGCTCCGCGAGCAGCGACGCGTCGTAGTGCACGTCGATCGCGGCGCTGCCGTCGCTGCCCAGCGTCACGGTGGGGCGGCCGGGCCGCAGCCACCGGCGGTTGGAGGAGAGGTGGTAGGTCGCCCGAACCCCGCCCGGGCCGCCGACGCGCGTCACCG is a window from the Gemmatimonadales bacterium genome containing:
- a CDS encoding enoyl-CoA hydratase/isomerase family protein — translated: MAPSEAKGRKTRPIGTAEPRVLVDVSDGIATLTLNRADKRNAIDRRMIGELKAALTRCDLSADIRVVALRGAGKDFCAGLDLPELLASADLTPEENERRAMELGELFLMLREMPKVSVAVVVGRALAGGCGLATACDMVVARAGAQLGYPEIQRGFVPAMVMTMLRRSVGEKAAFDLAATGRLVSAEEAERIGLISRLVPAEDFDVRVTTLLAQLAVSSPSALALTKRQLHQIGDLGFEAGVTLGARVNSIARATPEFRKSLETFLDK
- a CDS encoding aldehyde dehydrogenase family protein: MTASVAHGIPRHSEARSALAATPRERLDAAVADLGANRRAWRDVGAAERARILGGVLADFAAVSAEWVEASLLHKGIEPGSPASAEEWIAGPMIALRNIRLLRNAVADIARHGSPLIPGPVWTRPDGRVVAEVFPVSVWDRLFYSGVTAEVWMQRGVAAGDLAQTQAVAYRDGAAAPRVALVLGAGNVSSIGPLDAIYKLFVENHVVLYKAHPVNDYLGPLLERAFRRLVSLGVLRIVYGGAAEGAYLCRHPGIGEVHITGSDKTYEAIVFGDGPDGERRRAEGRPLLDKPVTAELGNVSPVIVVPGPWSAGDLRYHAANIVSMLANNAGFNCNAARVIVQHAAWPLRAALLDAVRRQLDAVPTRRPYYPGATGRDAAFRAAHPQAERHGTAGEGELPWTLIPGLDPHDADDMCFHTEAFCALVAESALQAPDVGEYLRRAVRFCNEKLWGTLNATIVVHPRSLADPAVRDAVERAVADLRYGSVSINHWSAISYALGVTTWGAYPGHPPDDIQSGTGVVHNALLFSRPEKTVARAPFRVWPTPPWFVTNRVAAALGPRLAGFEAAPSAFKALGILATAVRG
- a CDS encoding ATP-dependent DNA helicase RecQ, which codes for MTPLGTRIERARDVLQARFGFPDFRPGQLRAVRAALAGRSALVVLPTGGGKSLCYQIPALVLDGLTVVVSPLISLMQDQVDAARSRGIWAAALTSASAPAARAQTLADAERGALKLLYLAPERLMTGEIIGALRRIRPCLLAVDEAHCVSEWGQDFRPAYRKIGLVRLALGKPPTLALTATATRTVRDDIVASLRLGLVERIVGSFDRPNLFLAVRRVRNEEERRRELLALLRPYRGPSIVYVPTRRLAERWARSLLHAGVDAVPYHAGLEHMVRRALQDRFTADRIECVVATTAFGLGIDKANVRRVVHLGLATSLEAYYQEAGRAGRDGKRARCEVLWTMGDLRLQRMIIPEARKLDPLVRYLTAFGCRRAELLRHFDEPVARCGGCDRCETWKRWFGRRREAGPALSSAR
- a CDS encoding acyclic terpene utilization AtuA family protein; translated protein: MTVRVASGQGFWGDWLEAPVRQVEGGPIDYLMMDFLAEVTMSILQKQKARNPSHGYARDVVPLLERILPAVVARGIRVTTNAGGVNPEGCAAAIAAAARSLGLGGRLKVGVVTGDDLLPRLDELLTKGVALADMDTGRPLGEIRRDVLSANAYLGAWPVVQALAAGADVVVTGRVTDTGLTLAPLIHRFGWGAEAWDLLAAGTIAGHIIECGAQCSGGNYLAGWPGVPELEDVGYPIVEAGSDGSFVVTKHPGTGGAVTVASVTEQLVYEMGDPREYITPDCVADFTTIRLAQEAADRVRVSGVRGRPATDRLKVSIAYAAGYKAVGTLVYAWPDALAKAREADRVLRARLERLGLRFDEMLTEFVGWNATHGPLAGAPAPDLPEVQLRFGVRAAGREPVERFTRELAPLILNGPPSVTGFAGGRPKVEEIVAYWPALVPKAEVRPEVKVIAA